The following proteins come from a genomic window of Fusobacterium sp. DD2:
- a CDS encoding VirD4-like conjugal transfer protein, CD1115 family, translating into MNRILEAILSDIKNLIKIDNPKKFILSNIPYLSFCYIGNIFSKHINSYVGGDIIDRIMVGISDIGTLSYIPSLNPRDLLVGISVAGLVKLIVYSKGKNKKKYRQGKEYGSARWGESKDIAPYIDPKFENNVLITNTERLTMNSRPKNPKYARNKNVLVIGGSGSGKTRFYVKPNLMQMHSSYVVTDPKGTLVLECGKMLYENGYDIKILNTINFKKSMKYNPFAYLRSEKDILKLVQTIIANTKGDGEKAGEDFWVKAEKLYYTALIGYIYYEAPEEEKDFKTLLDMIDASEVREDDETYMNPIDRLFEALEKKDPSHFAVKQYKKYKLAAGKTAKSILISCGARLAPFDIRELRELMSEDELELDKIGDRKTALFVIISDTDDTFNFVVSIMYSQLFNLLCDKADDVYGGRLPVHVRCLLDEFANIGLIPKFEKLIATIRSREISASIILQAQSQLKAIYKDHADTIVGNCDSTLFLGGKEKTTVKELSETLGKETIDLYNTSETRSNQKSFGLNYQKTGKELMSQDEITVMDGGKCIYQLRGVRPFLSDKFDITKHKNYKLLEDYDKKNLFDVEEYLTNRDKVKLKSSYKINRLNI; encoded by the coding sequence ATGAATAGGATATTAGAAGCCATTCTTTCTGATATTAAAAACTTAATTAAAATAGACAACCCAAAGAAATTTATACTATCAAACATTCCCTATTTATCATTTTGCTACATTGGAAATATCTTTTCTAAGCACATCAATTCTTATGTAGGAGGAGATATTATTGATAGAATAATGGTGGGAATTTCTGACATAGGAACTTTATCTTATATACCAAGCCTTAATCCAAGGGACTTGTTAGTAGGTATTTCAGTTGCTGGTCTTGTTAAGCTAATTGTTTATAGCAAAGGAAAAAATAAAAAGAAATATAGGCAAGGCAAAGAGTATGGATCTGCAAGATGGGGAGAAAGCAAGGATATTGCTCCATATATTGACCCAAAGTTTGAAAACAATGTTCTCATAACTAATACCGAAAGACTTACAATGAATTCAAGACCTAAAAATCCTAAATATGCTAGAAATAAAAATGTATTAGTAATAGGTGGTTCTGGATCAGGTAAAACGAGATTTTATGTAAAGCCAAATCTAATGCAAATGCATTCTTCCTATGTAGTAACAGACCCTAAGGGGACACTTGTGTTAGAGTGTGGAAAAATGCTTTATGAAAATGGATATGACATAAAGATTTTAAATACAATAAACTTCAAAAAATCTATGAAATACAATCCCTTTGCATATTTGAGAAGTGAAAAAGATATTTTAAAGCTTGTCCAAACTATAATTGCAAATACTAAGGGAGATGGAGAAAAGGCAGGAGAAGATTTCTGGGTAAAGGCTGAAAAGTTATATTACACTGCCCTTATCGGTTATATTTATTATGAAGCACCTGAAGAAGAAAAGGACTTTAAGACACTTTTGGATATGATTGACGCAAGTGAGGTCAGAGAAGATGACGAAACCTATATGAATCCAATTGATAGGCTCTTTGAGGCTCTTGAAAAGAAAGATCCAAGTCATTTTGCAGTTAAGCAATATAAGAAATATAAGCTGGCAGCAGGAAAAACAGCTAAGTCAATTCTAATATCTTGTGGAGCAAGACTTGCACCTTTTGATATAAGAGAGCTTAGAGAACTAATGAGCGAAGATGAACTAGAACTTGATAAAATTGGGGATAGGAAAACTGCTTTATTCGTAATAATATCAGATACTGATGATACCTTTAACTTTGTAGTATCAATAATGTATTCCCAATTATTTAATCTACTATGTGATAAGGCAGATGATGTGTATGGTGGAAGACTTCCTGTTCATGTAAGATGTCTACTTGATGAGTTTGCAAATATCGGTTTGATTCCTAAATTTGAAAAACTAATAGCAACAATTCGTTCAAGAGAAATATCAGCAAGTATAATACTGCAAGCACAATCTCAATTAAAAGCAATTTACAAAGACCATGCAGATACAATAGTAGGCAACTGTGACTCAACACTATTTCTAGGAGGAAAAGAAAAAACAACAGTAAAAGAATTATCAGAAACCTTAGGAAAAGAAACAATAGACTTATATAACACATCAGAAACAAGATCCAACCAAAAATCTTTTGGACTAAATTATCAAAAGACTGGCAAGGAACTTATGAGCCAAGATGAAATAACTGTAATGGATGGCGGTAAGTGTATATA
- a CDS encoding phage antirepressor KilAC domain-containing protein, giving the protein MISNLKTFENKNFGKLTVIEKDGEFFFIANEVATMLGYVNPRKAVYDHVDEEDKGVTKWNTPGGIQNISIINESGLYSLILSSKLPQAKIFKAWVTREVLPSIRKNGGYIVGQEKKTNEELLADAILVANRIISEREEEIEELRPKADYYDKLVDYNLLTNFRNTAKELGIPQNQFISFLMDKGLIYRDKKKKLLPYADKNKGYFEVKEWVDPLGTLVGIQTFITPKGRHYLLILLDSEGFYDE; this is encoded by the coding sequence ATGATAAGTAATTTAAAAACATTTGAAAATAAGAATTTTGGGAAACTCACTGTTATAGAAAAAGACGGTGAGTTTTTCTTTATAGCAAATGAAGTAGCAACTATGTTAGGATATGTCAATCCAAGAAAAGCTGTTTATGACCATGTAGATGAAGAAGATAAGGGTGTAACGAAATGGAACACCCCTGGAGGAATACAGAATATTTCAATTATTAATGAGTCAGGACTATATTCACTTATCCTTTCATCAAAACTACCACAAGCAAAAATATTTAAAGCTTGGGTAACTAGAGAAGTCTTACCGAGCATTAGAAAAAATGGAGGATATATAGTAGGGCAAGAAAAGAAAACTAATGAAGAGTTACTTGCAGATGCAATTCTTGTAGCCAATAGAATTATTTCCGAAAGAGAAGAAGAAATTGAAGAATTAAGACCAAAGGCAGACTATTATGACAAATTAGTAGATTATAACCTACTTACAAACTTTAGAAATACTGCCAAAGAGTTAGGAATACCACAAAATCAATTTATAAGCTTTTTAATGGATAAGGGATTAATTTATAGAGATAAGAAAAAGAAACTCTTACCTTATGCAGATAAGAACAAGGGATATTTTGAAGTAAAAGAATGGGTTGATCCACTAGGTACACTTGTAGGCATACAAACATTTATAACGCCAAAAGGAAGACACTACCTACTAATTTTATTAGATAGTGAAGGTTTCTACGATGAATAG
- a CDS encoding PcfB family protein, which yields MINEEVSRSSLNLEVRLAKATSKAILDALKKVHKQIEEQGGLKNVIKNNGEEVKLKDMVKKGQLEEINLKDPELKELKKILNKHGVKFSVMKDKETGNHSVFFQSKDIKVMEHAFKKAVKASERKADRKDSITKTINKFKDMAKDTISKDKVKNKHKEQSL from the coding sequence ATGATTAATGAAGAAGTATCAAGGTCAAGTCTTAATCTTGAAGTAAGGCTTGCAAAAGCAACAAGTAAAGCAATTCTTGATGCCTTAAAGAAAGTACACAAGCAAATAGAAGAACAAGGAGGCTTGAAAAATGTAATAAAAAATAACGGAGAAGAAGTAAAGCTAAAGGATATGGTTAAAAAGGGACAGTTAGAAGAAATTAATCTAAAGGATCCTGAGTTAAAAGAATTAAAGAAAATTTTAAATAAACACGGAGTGAAGTTTTCTGTTATGAAAGATAAGGAAACTGGTAACCACTCTGTGTTTTTTCAATCTAAGGATATAAAGGTAATGGAACATGCCTTTAAAAAAGCAGTTAAGGCTTCTGAAAGAAAGGCCGATAGGAAAGATTCAATAACGAAGACTATAAATAAGTTTAAAGATATGGCTAAGGATACCATTAGTAAAGATAAAGTTAAAAATAAACATAAGGAGCAAAGCTTATGA
- a CDS encoding ATP-binding protein yields the protein MKNLKDFVLRENDVERNGHIYCKSCGKRVDGELVDLGFTKFIPRIKCECEIKRDKENAEREILTRISSLKRECFSSQNQHQYTFERFLNEKGQAYKVAYNYAKSFEQMKEDNVGLLFYGDVGSGKTYLACSIANELIEREQVKVKIMNLSQVINQIQKSAFKVDSNEIINNLSNIPLLILDDLGIERDTSYAREQVYNIINSRYLKGRPTIFTTNLSLEIIQNPNIDLEYQRIYSRILEMTIPVKVTGEDFRRKIHQEKLRKYKELLLYGGGIDD from the coding sequence ATGAAGAACTTAAAAGATTTTGTATTAAGAGAAAATGATGTTGAAAGAAATGGACATATCTATTGTAAATCATGTGGTAAAAGAGTCGATGGAGAATTAGTTGACCTTGGATTTACAAAGTTTATTCCAAGAATTAAATGTGAATGTGAAATAAAAAGAGATAAGGAAAATGCAGAAAGAGAAATATTAACGAGAATATCATCGCTAAAAAGAGAATGTTTTTCATCGCAAAACCAACACCAATATACTTTTGAGAGATTCTTAAATGAAAAAGGTCAAGCTTACAAGGTTGCTTACAATTATGCTAAGAGCTTTGAACAAATGAAGGAAGACAATGTTGGACTTTTATTTTATGGAGATGTTGGCAGTGGAAAGACTTATCTTGCATGTTCTATTGCAAATGAATTAATTGAAAGAGAACAAGTTAAAGTTAAGATTATGAATTTATCTCAGGTTATAAATCAAATACAAAAATCCGCATTTAAGGTAGATTCAAACGAAATTATAAATAACCTATCTAATATTCCTTTATTAATCTTAGATGACCTTGGAATTGAAAGGGACACATCTTACGCAAGAGAACAGGTATATAACATTATAAACTCAAGATACTTAAAGGGTAGGCCGACAATTTTTACTACAAACTTATCATTGGAAATTATTCAAAATCCAAACATTGACCTTGAGTATCAGAGAATATATTCAAGAATACTTGAAATGACAATACCAGTTAAAGTTACGGGAGAAGATTTTAGAAGAAAAATCCATCAAGAGAAGTTAAGAAAATACAAAGAGTTACTTTTATATGGAGGTGGAATAGATGATTAA
- a CDS encoding replication initiator protein A, which translates to MNFDYFYNRQSEMYNFIRLPMVLMEDEIFESISIEAKVLYSYMLNRMGLSYKNGWIDEDGKVFIYYTMDSIKEQFNCANDKALKIMNELDTKSGIGLIEKKRQGLGKPNRIYVKDFMSVFYSPNNRNADFRKAEVQTSDNRNSRTPNNRLQDFRKSEGNYNNISNNELRKNDFSKGQKPYGIYKNIFLTDEEYKDLTNELGSRINEYIDRLSSYMKANNRVYQDHKATIINWYLNDQAKNINDNTTRKMNYDIGESL; encoded by the coding sequence ATGAATTTTGATTATTTTTATAATAGGCAATCTGAGATGTATAACTTCATTAGGTTACCTATGGTATTAATGGAAGATGAAATTTTTGAAAGCATTTCTATTGAAGCAAAAGTTTTGTATTCATATATGCTTAATCGAATGGGTCTTTCATATAAAAATGGCTGGATAGATGAAGATGGAAAAGTTTTTATTTATTACACAATGGATTCTATTAAAGAACAATTCAACTGTGCAAATGATAAAGCCTTAAAAATTATGAATGAACTTGATACAAAATCAGGAATTGGATTAATAGAAAAGAAAAGACAAGGACTTGGAAAACCAAATAGGATTTATGTTAAAGATTTTATGAGTGTTTTTTACAGTCCAAACAACAGAAATGCAGATTTCCGAAAAGCAGAAGTCCAGACTTCCGATAATCGGAATTCAAGAACTCCGAATAACAGACTTCAAGATTTCCGAAAATCGGAAGGTAACTATAACAATATTAGTAATAATGAGTTAAGAAAGAATGATTTTAGTAAAGGGCAAAAGCCTTATGGAATATATAAAAATATATTTTTGACTGATGAAGAATACAAGGACTTAACAAATGAGTTAGGAAGTAGAATTAATGAATACATTGATAGATTGTCGTCATATATGAAAGCAAACAACAGAGTTTATCAAGATCACAAGGCAACGATAATCAATTGGTATCTTAATGATCAGGCAAAAAACATTAATGATAATACAACAAGAAAAATGAATTACGATATAGGAGAGAGTTTATGA
- a CDS encoding IS110 family transposase, which yields MISIGIDIAKEKFTACALEKGSKIIWKPFDVNLNKPEVEGFLNKLKDLNQEIKIVMEATGKYHLPILYELKKQGYFVAVINPLKMKQFCRVLNFRKAKNDNIDATQIAEYGLMYWKELQEHKVDTENFRTLKELNRSYQHYMDLRINQMNFIDQTISQTFPGIKKLISHGSKDFSKDKLLDFLETWWHKDLVLEKTEEKFIEDFKNWAKEKRYHPNADKAKSIYKLAEESISTQPSNSSYIKMNLQEGIELIKHINQILYNILSQMIEIAEPLEEYQEAKKFSGISDKLAVQITAEFGDLSKFKNKKCLISFVGIDSPPYESGNFKADQRKITKRGNAILRKIGYQSMKCMMSVKNPENEIYLYMLKKEKDGKAKKVCKFAGLNKFLRIYYAKVMASKQEKEALKVA from the coding sequence ATGATATCTATAGGAATAGATATAGCAAAAGAAAAATTTACAGCCTGTGCCTTAGAAAAAGGTAGCAAAATTATTTGGAAGCCCTTTGATGTAAATCTTAACAAACCAGAAGTAGAAGGATTCTTAAATAAACTAAAAGATTTAAATCAAGAAATCAAAATAGTCATGGAAGCAACAGGAAAATATCATTTGCCAATTCTTTATGAATTAAAAAAACAAGGATACTTTGTAGCAGTAATTAATCCATTAAAAATGAAACAGTTCTGCCGAGTGTTAAACTTCAGAAAAGCAAAAAATGATAATATAGATGCCACACAAATAGCAGAATATGGGTTGATGTATTGGAAAGAATTACAAGAACACAAAGTAGATACAGAAAATTTTAGAACTCTAAAAGAATTAAACAGATCTTATCAGCATTACATGGACCTAAGAATCAATCAAATGAACTTCATAGACCAAACAATCAGTCAAACATTTCCGGGAATAAAAAAATTAATATCTCATGGATCTAAAGACTTCTCAAAAGACAAACTATTAGATTTCTTAGAAACATGGTGGCACAAAGACCTAGTTTTAGAAAAAACAGAAGAAAAATTCATAGAAGACTTTAAGAACTGGGCAAAAGAAAAGAGATACCATCCTAATGCTGATAAAGCTAAATCCATTTACAAGCTTGCAGAGGAAAGTATCTCAACTCAACCTTCCAATAGCTCATACATAAAGATGAACCTACAAGAAGGGATAGAATTGATCAAACATATAAATCAAATTCTATATAATATTTTATCACAAATGATAGAAATTGCCGAGCCTCTAGAAGAATATCAAGAAGCCAAAAAATTCTCAGGAATATCAGACAAATTAGCAGTACAAATAACAGCAGAATTTGGAGACTTATCAAAATTTAAAAATAAAAAATGCCTAATATCCTTTGTAGGAATAGACTCACCACCATATGAATCGGGGAATTTCAAAGCAGATCAGAGAAAAATAACCAAAAGAGGTAATGCAATACTTAGAAAAATAGGATACCAATCTATGAAATGTATGATGAGTGTTAAAAATCCAGAAAATGAAATATATCTATATATGCTAAAAAAAGAAAAAGATGGAAAAGCAAAAAAAGTATGTAAATTTGCAGGCTTAAATAAGTTCTTAAGAATCTACTATGCAAAAGTTATGGCATCAAAACAAGAAAAGGAGGCGTTAAAAGTAGCTTAG
- a CDS encoding class I SAM-dependent DNA methyltransferase, with protein MAKIEEKENFKETLWKACDKLRNNMDPAEYKYVVLGLVFLKYISDSFEKKYKELVEEGAGFEEEIDEYTAENIFWVPKKARWSEIVKKAKTPEIGLIIDEAMDEIEKANESLKDVLYKVYSNQMLDKGKLGELIDIIGNINLQTKDGKGQDVLGQVYEFFLAKFANSEGKNGGQFYTPDSIVKTIVACLEPTKGRVFDPACGFRVIIVIEANSYVNIRSSRLLPKFKTQKINSWCAA; from the coding sequence ATGGCGAAAATAGAAGAAAAAGAAAATTTCAAAGAAACTCTTTGGAAAGCTTGTGATAAACTTAGAAATAATATGGATCCTGCAGAGTATAAATATGTAGTATTAGGGCTTGTTTTCTTAAAATATATAAGTGATAGTTTTGAGAAAAAATATAAAGAACTAGTCGAAGAAGGGGCAGGATTTGAAGAAGAAATAGATGAATATACAGCTGAAAATATATTCTGGGTACCTAAAAAAGCAAGATGGAGTGAAATTGTAAAAAAAGCTAAAACTCCAGAAATTGGGTTGATTATAGATGAGGCTATGGATGAGATAGAAAAAGCAAATGAATCATTAAAAGATGTGCTTTATAAAGTATATTCTAACCAAATGCTTGATAAAGGAAAACTAGGAGAATTAATAGATATAATTGGAAATATAAATTTACAGACAAAAGATGGAAAAGGGCAAGATGTTCTTGGACAAGTATATGAGTTTTTCTTAGCAAAATTTGCTAATTCAGAGGGGAAAAATGGTGGACAATTCTATACACCTGATTCAATAGTTAAAACTATAGTAGCATGCTTGGAACCTACAAAAGGTAGAGTGTTTGACCCAGCATGTGGGTTTCGTGTCATAATAGTGATAGAGGCAAATAGTTATGTAAATATAAGGAGTTCAAGACTTCTACCAAAGTTTAAAACTCAAAAAATAAATAGTTGGTGTGCTGCTTAG
- a CDS encoding UvrD-helicase domain-containing protein, with protein MKIQLSKEQAAIVGSSERILIVKGTAGSGKTLVGLARAEMILEDQAGSLFNKHKKVLFLSYNNSIINELKDKNREYCDKKFSESIEFKTYDKLFYSLVKGIFLQEHSEYKISTFNKEYFSKEEPYKSFMKNMAVELNQDEDFFIDEIRYIMYNGFSKEEYVDVVRNHRKGRLNKDVRKNIYDVLIKYRHMLKNNNKIDIYDAYNWFLTVYLKDYKDKDYAKDIEMDQVSSETVTDDSDLQNKKRVNLFQIFSNIEAIIVDESQDLCRLKIRTLQKIMEIFDDIHYLTFLYDISQSIYKSSYFNSITSFKSIGINARKSVKTLGFSYRSTRQIHQCAYSLLSNYSDKDDANELVVNPIFGQSDEGIKPMLLESPTIEAESKFIIKIVKVLLKKYNYTMDDIIIISQNVEEEKSYKTEMCNNGIDSVYISSKDSYSYNKDGVSARDANKGKIRIYNPYNVKGLESKIIFMVGNNSYNENKPDEEIAKYYYVQMTRAMELLFILSVGEANKFIQSIDENYLSKLEYGDNLNIEEIIDSNIKIQKAIIESNKLPRYTGVGENLEKKTELEKEYQEKLEQKEKDLQNSNINVKLTIEDYDKKVCEEMGELPDEVLKNIALGLYYSEQIMDIETAYGKYAKALELVLKEIYKDTVMTLGEMVHNLEDNKDYKQFAKEIIKLGFIKIRNLAIHSTLDINNKKDLMVIQDYIFKDKKLVKLYDKILAVKERDDNKNPISKIGSLITKGCKSKIHGKELYLYLIDNEEFGACSRLVKDGVYEMNGKYQQSNGKDIFIIDSYKCCKEPEITIQ; from the coding sequence GAACTAAAAGATAAAAATAGAGAGTACTGTGATAAAAAATTCTCAGAAAGTATAGAGTTTAAAACATATGATAAATTGTTTTATAGTTTAGTTAAAGGTATATTTCTACAAGAGCATTCTGAATATAAAATAAGCACTTTTAACAAAGAATATTTTTCTAAAGAAGAACCTTATAAATCCTTTATGAAAAATATGGCAGTTGAATTAAATCAGGACGAGGATTTTTTTATAGATGAGATTCGCTATATTATGTACAATGGTTTTAGTAAAGAGGAATATGTGGATGTAGTAAGAAACCATAGAAAAGGAAGATTAAATAAGGATGTAAGGAAGAACATATATGATGTCCTCATAAAATATAGGCATATGCTAAAGAATAATAATAAAATTGATATATATGATGCATACAACTGGTTTTTAACTGTATATCTTAAAGATTATAAAGATAAAGATTATGCTAAAGATATAGAAATGGACCAAGTGTCAAGTGAAACAGTAACTGATGATAGCGATTTACAAAATAAAAAGCGAGTTAATCTTTTTCAGATTTTTTCCAATATAGAAGCTATAATAGTAGATGAAAGTCAAGATTTGTGTCGTCTAAAAATCAGAACTTTACAGAAAATTATGGAGATATTTGATGATATACATTATCTGACTTTTCTATATGATATATCTCAATCTATTTATAAAAGTTCCTATTTCAATAGTATAACTTCATTTAAATCAATTGGGATTAATGCAAGAAAAAGTGTTAAGACTTTGGGATTTAGCTATAGAAGTACAAGACAGATTCATCAGTGTGCCTATAGTCTTTTATCTAATTACTCTGATAAAGATGACGCCAATGAATTAGTGGTAAATCCTATCTTTGGACAGAGTGATGAGGGAATTAAACCTATGTTATTAGAATCTCCTACTATAGAAGCAGAGAGTAAATTTATAATAAAAATAGTAAAAGTTTTATTGAAAAAATACAACTATACTATGGACGATATAATTATTATATCTCAGAATGTTGAAGAGGAGAAAAGTTATAAAACTGAAATGTGTAATAATGGGATAGACTCAGTATATATCTCTTCAAAAGACTCATATTCATATAATAAAGATGGAGTTTCTGCTAGAGATGCAAATAAAGGAAAAATAAGAATCTATAATCCATATAATGTAAAAGGTTTGGAATCTAAAATTATATTTATGGTGGGAAACAACAGCTATAATGAGAACAAACCTGACGAAGAGATTGCGAAATACTACTATGTACAAATGACAAGAGCAATGGAACTGCTGTTTATACTATCTGTTGGAGAGGCAAATAAGTTCATTCAAAGTATAGATGAAAATTATCTATCAAAACTTGAATATGGAGATAATCTGAATATAGAAGAGATAATTGACAGTAATATAAAAATACAAAAGGCTATAATTGAAAGTAACAAACTTCCAAGATATACTGGAGTAGGGGAAAATCTTGAGAAGAAAACTGAACTTGAAAAAGAGTATCAGGAAAAATTGGAACAGAAGGAAAAGGACCTACAAAATAGCAATATAAATGTCAAACTTACAATTGAAGATTATGATAAAAAGGTTTGTGAAGAGATGGGTGAACTTCCAGATGAAGTTTTGAAAAATATTGCTCTTGGACTTTACTATTCCGAACAGATTATGGATATAGAAACTGCCTATGGTAAGTATGCCAAGGCCTTGGAGCTGGTGTTAAAAGAGATATATAAAGATACTGTAATGACTCTTGGAGAGATGGTACATAATCTTGAGGACAATAAGGACTATAAGCAGTTTGCCAAAGAGATTATAAAACTTGGGTTCATTAAAATAAGAAATTTGGCTATTCATAGCACTTTGGATATAAATAATAAGAAAGATTTGATGGTAATACAGGACTATATTTTTAAAGATAAAAAGCTGGTGAAACTATATGATAAGATTTTAGCAGTTAAAGAAAGAGATGATAATAAGAATCCTATAAGTAAAATTGGTAGCCTTATAACCAAAGGATGTAAATCTAAGATACATGGTAAGGAACTTTACCTGTATTTGATTGATAATGAGGAGTTTGGAGCATGCTCAAGACTTGTAAAGGACGGAGTATATGAGATGAATGGAAAATATCAGCAGTCCAATGGTAAAGATATCTTCATTATAGACAGTTATAAATGTTGCAAAGAACCTGAAATAACTATTCAGTAA